The Kineothrix sp. IPX-CK genomic interval TGCCCAGCATGATCCTCGCCATCTCTTCGTTTACCCAGCTTCCGAAATTACGAAACACCGAGTGCATCTTATGGTCGTATTTCGCATATACCACGTCGGAACCCTTTTCGATTTCCTCAAGCAGCTTGCCCACTTCATCGGCAGGGGTCTGTCCATCATCATCCAGGCATACTGCCACATCGCCCTTTATATGATGAAAACCTGCCATGAGAGCTGCATGCTGTCCAAAATTCCTTGCCAGATTTATGCCCTTAATTTTCTTATTTTCCTTACACAAAGTACGAATTTCGTCTAACGTTTTATCCGGAGAGCAATCGTCAACCAGTACTATTTCGTAGTCGTATTTTTTCCCATCTTTGTTCAAGCCTTTTACCGCTTCCGTTATTTCTGCCACTACCTTGGAAAGCGTCTGCTCCGACCGGTAGCAGGGAATCACGAAGCTTATCAGCTGACTGTTATCATCCTTTATATCTATGTCCATCAGATACATATCCTTTTTCTCACCATCCGAGCATTCCACAGCTTTTAGTATAGATCTCCTGACGAAGCCCGCCTTTTCATAGCTGCTGACCGCTGCCTCGTTATCGGTAAATACTCTCAGTATAATCTTATAAAGCTTCATATTCTCAAAAGCATATTTTACCGCAAGCTTCGCAGCTTCCGTTCCATAGCCTTTTCCTGCCGCATCGTCTTCTCCGATGAAAATACCGTATTCTGCTTCCTTCTTGTCCATATCCACATCTCTGAAATACACGCTTCCAATAGGACGCATCCCTTCTTTTTCACAAATAATAAACTGAACGGCACTCCCTGTCTCTACCTTAGTCCTCATCCAATTCTCATGGCTTTCCGGAGTAAAGGCCTCTCTGAATATGAAATTTCTCCTGACCCTTTCCTTATTCCTCCACATCACAATACAATCCGTATCTTCATAAGTCATTGGTCTAAGTATTATATTCTTCCCGATGATATTCATAGTCTGCATAAAACTCATATGCTCCTTCCCCGCGTAATAAAATTATTCTTTAATCACTCCACAATCTCTTCGGTTATATATCCTTGGATTTCATACACGCCGATTATTCCGTTTATTGTGTCAACCAGCCTTACCTTTGTCTCCACTCCCTGATCCGCGTAATAATCCGTCAAAAAGTCCGTACCCATTTCAAGCTCCGCCATCATATAGACGTTCTCGTCATAGGCGAGCGCCTCCTGCATGGAGCTTAGTCCAAATGCTTTCAATTTCTTATCATAAAGCGGGCTTTTATTCAGCCAGCCTCCCATAATGTCGTAATTAGCAATATGATTATTTACATTCTGAAACATCTTCTCGGAATACGGTATTTCGGTAACGGGGTCCGATACAGAAGAATACACATCGATAAAATAAAAATTGTCCTCATGAGAGCGGCAGTATTCCTTCATCGCTATGTCTGTTTTATTCGCTTCCCTGCGCGCTGCATATTCCGCATCTACCTTCCCGATCCCCGGCAGAAGGGAAGCCGCAGCCGTCAGTGCGATAACTGCCGAAAAAACTGCCGTCGCTTTTATCTTTCCACAGATTCGAGCTTCGATTCCTTGGCCTTCCATATGAAGCATAGACCATAAGATGCATAATTCTATCAGATACAAGGAATGAGTAATGCGTTCCGGATAGCGTCCGTTTATGAGAATATACATCCAGAGCACGGTTCTTACAAATCCCATAAGAAGCAACTTCCAGACTATTCTCCACACCCCGGCACAGGTCCGGTTGCCGCGCACCGCTTCGCCTTCCCATGTAAGACGATCTTTTGTCAGACATTTTTTTGTCGAACAATTCTTTGTCCTGCATACCTCATTCCATATTCCTGCGATAAAAACGGAAATATACGACAATACTACCATGACATTCCACGGATAATCATCGGGATTCGTCGAACCTTCCGGTTCCTTGTGGAAAGTCCTATAACGGTATTCCCACAGCTTCTCCACAAAATTTTCTCTCAGAGATACCGTCTGCTGCCTGACATCAGATTGATACTCCGCCATAGCGTTAAGTATTCCAGCGTCTAATGTATCGTCCATGCCGAAATTATATCTCTCGAGCAGCATATCCTGTTCCGCCTTAGTAATTCCCAGCCTCTCATACAGCTTTTCATTCCGTTCATAGGGCGGAATCTCTTGAAAATCATACAGCTTGGTCCTGCTGTCGAAATAATCGATGAAGTTCCTCCAGTTTCCTCCGCTGTATGCCGCATCATTTACCACATAAAGCAATACGATGCCCGCCAGAATACTTCCAATAACACCCAAGTATTTCACTATATTTTCCGTAGAAAAGAGCGCCGCTTTCCCGTGGCCCTCCATGGACCATCTGTATATACCCGCCGCGCAAATAAAGGGCAGTGCAAGAAGAAGCATTTCCGAACGTATGCCGAACGCCACAATGACCAGAATAATGCTGCATAGGTTCCTTTTTATAAATTTTCTTACGGAAGGTTCGGTCTTTGACGTGACGAATAAAAAAGCTGCCGTTCCTGCCAGCAATGCGGAAGTGACCGTATACTGTATGAATATAAAATGCTGCAGAAACAGTACCGTCATCACAAGGCCCTCCAGCCCTGCCATCAGCAGCTTGGAGACCGTACTCCTTCGAAAGCAAAGGCTTCTTTGCACGATGAGATAAAAGCAGACAAACTGACACCCGCACAGAAAGATACCATAAACCGGCGCCTGTGGAAAAACACGGTAAATCAGGCTGATCAACAGGCTCATAGGATACAACATCTGTATGTTGCGGCTTTCCGGTTCGCCTGTATAGACCCCTGCCAGAATATCCTTCATCACCACATCATCGTTCAAATCGAAATAATAATCATACCGCACCGCCGCCAGCACGCCCAGAATTATCATAAGCCCCGCTGCAATTATTTTATTATCATGTTTTTTATAAAACCTGCTAAGCACCATAGAATTCCTTTACCTTACCGGCAACATAGTCCACTTCCTGCTCCTTAAGTTTATAGAACATCGGCAGCCGCAAAAGTCTCTCGCTTTCCTTTGTGGTATATATGTCCTCTCCGTGGAATCGTCCGAATTTTATACCTGCCGGAGCCGAATGGAGAGGCACATAATGGAACACCGAAAGGATTTCGTTCTTCTTCAGAAAAGCGATGAGCGCCGCTCTTTCTTCCATGTCCTTCGTCTTTATATAGAACATATGCCCGTTGTGGATACATCCCTCCGGCACTTTGGGAAGCTCTATTTTTCCACTCTCCATAAGACGGCTTAGTCTTTCATAATATTGCTTCCATCTCGCCAGACGGATATCGTTGATTTCATCCGCCATCTCTAACTGCGCATATAAATAAGCTGCGTTCATATCGCTGGGCAGGTAGGAGGAACCATGATTCATCCACCGGTATTTATCCACCTGGCCTCTGAAAAATTTGCTTCTGTCCGTACCTTTTTCTCTGAAAATCTCCGCATCTTCGATGTATTTCTCATCCCGGATCAGCAAAGCGCCGCCTTCTCCCATGCTGTAGTTTTTCGTTTCATGGAAGCTGAAGCAGCCGAAATCTCCGATAGTTCCAAGCGGCTTTCCCTTATAAGAAGCCATAATCCCCTGTGCTGCATCCTCTACCACGATTAGCTGATGTTTCCTCGCAATTTCCATGATTTTATCCATCTCGCAGGACACGCCTGCATAGTGAACTACCGCAATTGCCCTCGTTTTCCCGGTAACGGCAGCTTCAATGAGATTTTCGTCTATGTTCATCGTATCAGGCCGTATATCTACAAATACGATTCTGGCCCCCCTCAGCACAAAGGCATCCGCCGTAGATACGAACGTGAAGGAAGGCATGATCACTTCATCCCCTTCCTTTATCTCAGCAAGGAGAGCCGCCAGCTCAAGCGCGTGGGTGCATGAGGTAGTAAGAAGACTCTTGCTCGTGCCCGTCCTTTCCTCTATCCACGTACTGCACCTGCGGGTAAATTCTCCGTCTCCGCATATCTTCTGGTTTTCTACCGCCTGCCGCATATACTCCATTTCTTTTCCCGTAAATGGAGGCACATTAAAGTTAATCATAATATTCATTCTCCCTTTCGATTTATTCCTGCGGGCAATGAGCCAAGCACAAGCTTGCTTGCATTTGACTTTATTGCTGATACACCTTGTAATTTTCATTTTCAAATACGCACCGATAATTATGTGACGCAATAAAATCCAGTATCAAATCCGACTTTTCTCCGGATACAATTTCCTTTCCCGTGTCGTTATGAAGGACTACCGTAGGCAGAGTATCTATTTCTTCAAGCGCACGGTCGAGAGCATCGTAGGTATTGCTTGGTATCTCCGGCCAAGTGGTGAAAATGGCGGCGGGTACATCCAGAATATAGCTAAGTCCAGGCGCATCTCCCCAAAAGATTGCCGGCTCATTAGAAAGTTTTCCCTCTTGCCAGAACGCAATAAGACTGTTCAGGCTTGCTGCATTTTCGCTGGTCGTATACATCCCCGCCAGCACACTGCTGTTCTCCACCTGAGAGTCCCTCTTTTCCCCGTATATTCCGTCCCGGAACACATACCTACAGCCAAAGCCGATTCCCTGTACAAGAATCATCAGTATAATCGCCGCGGCAAATGCCTGAAACGGGAAATAAACCGCTCGTCCTTTTATCTTTAGCCATATCCGGTAACAGGCCCATAAGGTATAGGGAGCGACCAAAAACAGGTTGTTCATATTCTGATAGGTGTAATTATTGCTTCCAATTGGCGTGACCACAATAATGATGAGCACGATAGCGGCCAGTATGCGCTCCTCTTTGTACGACCTGCCGGAAATAAAGCCCCCGATTCCCGCAATACAGCAAATAACAGACAAAATGAGAAACAACATCATCCACTGGAAAACACTTCCTTCATTATAGTAGCGCAGAGAGAACATACCCTGACCCAGATAAAAACGAAACAATACTAAAATTCCAATGCAGTACAGAAGTTTTTTAAGCCTTTCGTACTGTCCCCTTTTTATATAAAACATAATGATTCCCGCAAATATACATGGAATCATGTAAGCAATCCACTTCAAAGAAGATGCATATGCGCTTGCGATATCGGAAAGCATTCCAATAAGAGTGTAATCGGACGCTTCTTCCGTCATCCCGAACAGCCCGCTTATCATGCCGATAAAGGAATCCATTCCATACCTTGCAATTATGATAAGCAGAATACTGCCTATTCCCACAAAGTATCCAACAAGGCAAAGCCCTGTTTTTTTAACGATAACAGAAATCTTATCTTTATTCAGCCATCCTGCGAACCACAGCGCCACGATCAAAGCTGCTTCCACGAGGTTGGGAAAGCGCACCATAACATTGAGCCCAAGACTTGCTCCCGCCAATATATAATAGCTTTTCCTATCGCTTATCAGCGCCCGATAGAGCAAGATACTCCCTGCTGCAAACAAGAAATAAGTCAGATAATTATACAAAATCGTCGTAGGACACCAGCAAAGGCTAAGAGCGATCATCTCTCCGACAAAAGCTATCCCCCCGTCCATCCAATGCCTTAAAGCATAATAACAGATGAGCGCCAGAGCGCTTAAAAGCAGCCCCGTATATATATTCATACCCAAAAGTGTATTTCCAAGGGGCAGCTTCATCAAAAAAGATCCAGCCACATTCGCCAGATAGGTCGCCAGCACCCATGTAATATCCATCCGATCCATAAAGCGGTAATATCCCAGCGAATAGGTAGTATCCGTAATGTCGATTCCCTGATTGATAAGAAGCAAAGGATAAAGAAACAATATGAACGGAAACACTGTCTTCTCCGCTATTTTCATATACACATTCCCTTTCCAATCCGTAAGCGTTCTCATTCAAATACCCCTCTGTCCGCTTAGGCGGACGCTAACTTCAATCTAATCTCTTTTATGAAAAGCTGCTGTCAATTTTCTTAAGCCATGCCGCCGGCTTAGTCTTCGCCAGGTGCCTGCCGATGTAAGCGAAGATAATTCTGCGTACTGCATCTATAAAGATTCCTGTCAAATACACCAGAAACACGGACAGCAATAAATGAACAACAAAGCCACCTACACCCGCTTCACTTACCGGTCCGATGAATTCATCCAGCCATCCGGTCCACATCGAGCGAATATCGATATGCTCATGGAACAAATAAACGCCGAAAGTAAGGGGAGAGATGGCGCATATAATATCAGCCGCTCTCTCCGGTATCTTCACATAGCGGAAAGCACAAAATAATGAAACGGCGCCCGCCAGGCAAAGCAAATAATTATAATGGAACGGCACCGTAGAGTAATAAGCGAAGGCGCCCGTTTTTTCATGGATATAATAAAATACGCATACGACAACAAATATGGCAAAGGCACAGCCCGCATAGGCAATCCATGCACGCCTGCCTGTAGAAAAGGATTTCAGTCCATACAGCCTGATATAAGCCGCAATCAGATAAACGCACAAAAACCAGCCAAAGTCATAACCGAACCTGTCTGTAACAAACTGCACCGGAGAGATGCTTTTGAACCCGCAAAAGAATACGAGCAGCAACACAAGGGTAATCTGCAGCTGTTTCCTGTTCATCGTTTTCACCGCCAGATTGAGCACCGGGGTAAAAAGATACAGAATTACATAAGAGGTTGCAAACCAATAATGCTCCGTCTCTATAGGAAATAAATATTGTATCCATAAGTAAATACCGCCCGCTCCATTTCCTGCAGCTCCGCTCCCCAGCATGAAGAGGGGAATGAGCGTCGAATAGAACAGCACCTGACAAATGAGAACTACGATACGTTTTATTTTAAATCCCGCTTCTACGAGAAAGTAGCCGCTGATCAACACATATACGTTGACCGCCACGATGCAGAAAGACTCTATGAGGGTCCCTATGATTTTCTTCGCATCCGCACTCTCTCCCAAGGAAAGCAATGCACCGGTATGATTCAGGTAATGCAGTGTCACCACCATGAACATTGCGATGATTCTTAACAGTTCGTAGTTTGCCTGACGTTTCGAATTCGACATACGTCTCTCCCTAAGCTTCTTTTTTTCTGAACACCCAAAGCTTACTGAAAATATAATTACATACGATTACGATTACATTACATATAAATTTGGAAACAACATCATCCACACGAATTACATCTACCAAAATATACATGAGGACGAGTTCCATGATTCCCGTTACAATTCTTGCGCTAATAAACGATACGAATTCTTTATGCATTCCGGTTTTATCCGTTACCTTACTTTTAAATACGAAGGTACGGTTTGTCCAGTAGGCGAAGAGAACCGCCACGACCCATGCGAAGGCAGTCGCTATCAGAACCAGTACCACCTTGTCCTCATCCGCTCCAAGCACCTTAGCTGCCGCCGCGTAGGCGAGCATATTTACAAGAAATGCGAGAAAACCGTAGAATAAATAATTCACCGCCTCCTCATATTTTTTGTACATATTAATAATAAATTCTATCATCGTTTCTTCCTTTTGCTTTTTGCAATCCTTTCGTCTTATATTACCTTTCCCTCGATGCTTGTCCGTTTTCTACACGGTAGACGATGTCGCATTTTTCAATCGTCTGTAATCTATGGGCGATAATAACCAATGTCTTTCTTCCGTGCAGGCGATTGATGGATTCCATAATTGCCGCCTCCGTATCGTTGTCCAGAGCAGAGGTTGCTTCATCCAGAACCAATACCTCCGGGTCCTCGAACAGTGCACGGGCTATACCGATACGCTGCCTTTGCCCTCCGGATATGCGGATCCCTCTTTCTCCGATGCCTGTATCAAGCCCCTCGGGCAGCCCTCGCACGAACTCGTCAAGCTGCGCTTCCTTCAGCGCCTGCCATACCTTATTATCGTCAATATCCTCATCCGCATAGCCAAAGGCAACATTTTTACGGATCGTAGAATCGATCATAAAGATGGTCTGCGGAATATAGCCGATATTTTTCAGCCACGATTCATAATTCTCCCTGACTTCTATGCCATCCGCCAGTATCTCGCCCTCCTGCAGGCGCAGAAGCCCCAGCATGATATCAACCACTGTAGTTTTGCCCGCTCCCGAAGTTCCAACGACGCCGACGGACTTTCCTACCGGAATGCTCATCGTCGCTTTATCGAAGATGAGAACATCTGTATTAGGGTATTTATACGTGATATTCTTTAAAAGTATTTCCCTTTTAACCGGAAGTTTCTCAATATTTCGTTTTTGCCTATAAACTTCCTCCTTATAATCGATGTTTTCATCCCGGATATCCTCCTGAAGATTATCCGTTACTCCCATGAAAAACGGCTCAAAATAAGCGATGGAGGTCAGATAATTGTTGATACGGTTGGCGCTTGGAATCAGGCGCATCGCCGCCACGGCCAGCGTCGTAATCTGAGGCACGATATCGGCCACCGCCGTTCCTCCCGATATTTTTATCATCAGATAAAAGACCATGCCCGCAATCGCTACAGTCTCTATCAGAAGTCTCGGAGTGGCATTAAATATATTATAGCGCTGCACGGCATTTACATATCCTGCTCCGCAGGCGGAATATTCGTTAATAAAATAATTTTCTTTATTTGCCACTTTGATTTCTTTAATACCCATGACCGACTGCTCAATCCACTTATACAGTCCGCTGTAATAGTCCTGATTCTCTTCTCCGGCCTTACGCATGATGGGTTTTAAGATTCCTTTGATTATTAAGAGCACTGCAACTAACAGCACCGAAACCGTCGCCGTCATCATCACATCCGATTTCAGACAGACGCACACCAGACACACGAATACAATCAGCTCGCTGAAAAGCTGCAGAAGGCTCAAAATCAAGCCATACATATTGTTGACGTCAGAGGTGATGCTGCGCTGGATTACCGAAGTATCCGCGTTCAGATAGTATTCGTAGGGCCGCTTCATAAAATTGATCATCATTCTTCTTGAAGTGGCAAATTGATTGCTGTATACAAATTTAAGCTGCACCTTATTTTGAAAAAATAAATAGGAATTCTTCACAGCGAACACCACGATCAAGGCTCCCATGACTACCATCGTAAATTGTGCAACGCTCTGCATATGAAACATATCGTATATTGTCGATAAGAGCTTATTCTTCTCGATTGCATCCGGGTCTGTGATTACCGCTGCAACGGGATAAACCATGCCGATTCCCAAGGTCTCCAGCACCGCCCCTATCAACATGATGAATACAAGGCCCACCATCTTTTCCTTCTGTTTTCTGTCCAGTAATATATTTAACTTTGCCAGTATTTTTACCATTCGGTGTCTTACCTCTGCTCGTTTATTGCTACTGTTCACTCCGTTCGCAGTAACGCATGATTTCCGCATGTCAATTCGCTCCGCGAAGAAGAAATCATCTTTGTATTTTAGCATACTTACTTATAGGATTGCAAATTCTCCATATTCAAAACCATAATCGCCTCATATTCCATCCTTCTTCCCTTCGAAAGATAAAATTCTCTGCTTCCATCATTACTGAACTCCTCACCCATTTCTTCTTGCAACGTGCTGCCGGGATGAAATAGTATTTCCAGCATTCTATCTTTTTTATATGCCTGTTCCTTCATAAGGGGCAGGACCCTGCCAACGCGCTTCGCATCCATATGTCCGCTGAACAACACTCCCCACAAAAACATAGGGCGAACATTTATTCCCTCCCTTTTTATTATTTTTTCCATATGTATAGAATAAAAATTTAAAAGCAAATTTTTAATGATATTGACCGGACGGTATGATTTCCATAAAGAAAAGCTCATCAAAAACGGGCGTATCGGCTCCTTGGTCACACGGATATAATCCACCAGATACTGCCGCTTTTCCATTACTTTCATGAGTGCTTTATATACGATGGGAATCATCTGAGTATGCTGATGACCGTCAAAACGAAGCGGCACGCCAATGCCGTAATCTTCACCGAAATGCTCCCTGAAGCATTCTGTCTGCGCTTCTATCTCCGCCGCCAGTTCGCGTTCTATCTCTTTATATTTCCACGGACAATAATTCCATAGAAAGAGAGTTCCCCATCCTATTTTAAAGTAACCTCGCTCGTCAACAAGATGAGACACCGTTTCTACAGGTGCCAGACAATGGCCCTCCATAAAATTAAGATGAACGCTTAGGAGAGGCATTCGAGACCATCTGTTTTTCTCTCTATTGAATTTCTCCGCATATTCCTCCAGACATTTCATATTGGTCAGCACACTAATACTGTCTAACTTTTCTGCATACAGACATTTTAGAATGTCCTCCGAAACATGACCAGATAACCCATAGTCATCCGCATGAATATCTATTCTGCTCCGGCTTACTTCTTTACTCTCCATCTTCTGATTCCTGTCCTTCCTCACCAGTCTGGGCATCTATCCATATTATAGACTGTATGATATATCTAGGCCGCGATTTAGTCTCCAAGTATATTTTTCCCACATATTCTCCTACAATACCAAGAGAAAATATCGTCAGCCCTCCCATCATCAAGGTAACGACCATTGAAGTCGTATATCCGGGAATATTGTGACCCGAAAGCCAATCCACAAGACTTATAATAATCATAATAACACTAAACACACTGACGACAAAACCGAGCAGCGTAATGAGTTGAATTGGTCTCGTACTCATAGAAGTAATTCCGTCTGCTGCTAATTTTACCATCTTTTTAAAAGTATACTTAGATTTTCCTGCTTCTCTTTCCTTTACATCAAAATAAACAATATCAGATGGAAATCCCATGGTCGGAATAAGCCCACGCAAAAATAGATTTACCTCTTTATATTCTTCCAAAGCAGTTATTGCCGTCTTCGAAAGCAGTCGGTAATCCGCATGATTTTCCATCACATTACTTCCTAAAAGATTCATCATTTTATAGAAACATGTTGCAGTCATTTTTTTAAAGAATCCATCGCTATTCCTATCATTCCTTACTCCATATACAACTTCGCTACCCTTTTGATATGCTTCAATAAATCCATCAAGCGCTTCAATATCCTGCTGTAAGTCAGCATCTATCGTCACTACCATATCCGCATGCTTTCCCGCCGTCAGCATCCCAGATAAAATCGCACTTTGGTGTCCGCAATTGCGCGAAAGGCAAAGCCCGGAAAAAACGCAGTCTTCTTTGCACAAATCAACGATGATCTTCCAAGTATCGTCCTTGCTTCCGTCGTTAACGAACATAATTTTACTTTTAGGCGATATTTTGTCTTCTTTCACAAGCCTGCTCAATTTGTCGCGCATCACGGCTGCTGCATGCTGCAGTCCTTCCTCCTCGTTATAACACGGAACAACCAAATATAAAGTTTTTTCTCTATTTCCATATTCGCTCATTTTCTTCCCCCTATCCTAAGCATCTATTTAATCATTTTCCTAAATCATCTCATTCTGCCTATGCATCTTTGGCGGCTCATAATTGTCCATGAAATCCTCGCCCAGGTACACGATTTCCTCTGCGAAGCGGATAGCAGAGGGCACCGTAAATACGGAAACTACCCGCCTAAACCTAAGCCCCGGAATGAAATTAAGCACTTCCATAGGAAATTTGCCGTCTAAGACAATATACTCAGAAAACAACCTAT includes:
- a CDS encoding GNAT family N-acetyltransferase translates to MQTMNIIGKNIILRPMTYEDTDCIVMWRNKERVRRNFIFREAFTPESHENWMRTKVETGSAVQFIICEKEGMRPIGSVYFRDVDMDKKEAEYGIFIGEDDAAGKGYGTEAAKLAVKYAFENMKLYKIILRVFTDNEAAVSSYEKAGFVRRSILKAVECSDGEKKDMYLMDIDIKDDNSQLISFVIPCYRSEQTLSKVVAEITEAVKGLNKDGKKYDYEIVLVDDCSPDKTLDEIRTLCKENKKIKGINLARNFGQHAALMAGFHHIKGDVAVCLDDDGQTPADEVGKLLEEIEKGSDVVYAKYDHKMHSVFRNFGSWVNEEMARIMLGKPKDIYVSSYFAAKRFVVEEMKRYTNAYPYVIGLVLRATKRISNVNVHHREREVGTSGYTIRKLLGLWFNGFTAFSVKPLRIATAIGCLLASMGFIYGIYTIIKKFVNPAVPMGFSSMMSALVFIGGMIMLMLGLIGEYIGRMYISMNNSPQFVIREVMNEEE
- the rffA gene encoding dTDP-4-amino-4,6-dideoxygalactose transaminase, which produces MINFNVPPFTGKEMEYMRQAVENQKICGDGEFTRRCSTWIEERTGTSKSLLTTSCTHALELAALLAEIKEGDEVIMPSFTFVSTADAFVLRGARIVFVDIRPDTMNIDENLIEAAVTGKTRAIAVVHYAGVSCEMDKIMEIARKHQLIVVEDAAQGIMASYKGKPLGTIGDFGCFSFHETKNYSMGEGGALLIRDEKYIEDAEIFREKGTDRSKFFRGQVDKYRWMNHGSSYLPSDMNAAYLYAQLEMADEINDIRLARWKQYYERLSRLMESGKIELPKVPEGCIHNGHMFYIKTKDMEERAALIAFLKKNEILSVFHYVPLHSAPAGIKFGRFHGEDIYTTKESERLLRLPMFYKLKEQEVDYVAGKVKEFYGA
- a CDS encoding acyltransferase, encoding MSNSKRQANYELLRIIAMFMVVTLHYLNHTGALLSLGESADAKKIIGTLIESFCIVAVNVYVLISGYFLVEAGFKIKRIVVLICQVLFYSTLIPLFMLGSGAAGNGAGGIYLWIQYLFPIETEHYWFATSYVILYLFTPVLNLAVKTMNRKQLQITLVLLLVFFCGFKSISPVQFVTDRFGYDFGWFLCVYLIAAYIRLYGLKSFSTGRRAWIAYAGCAFAIFVVVCVFYYIHEKTGAFAYYSTVPFHYNYLLCLAGAVSLFCAFRYVKIPERAADIICAISPLTFGVYLFHEHIDIRSMWTGWLDEFIGPVSEAGVGGFVVHLLLSVFLVYLTGIFIDAVRRIIFAYIGRHLAKTKPAAWLKKIDSSFS
- a CDS encoding GtrA family protein; this translates as MIEFIINMYKKYEEAVNYLFYGFLAFLVNMLAYAAAAKVLGADEDKVVLVLIATAFAWVVAVLFAYWTNRTFVFKSKVTDKTGMHKEFVSFISARIVTGIMELVLMYILVDVIRVDDVVSKFICNVIVIVCNYIFSKLWVFRKKEA
- a CDS encoding ABC transporter ATP-binding protein produces the protein MLKYKDDFFFAERIDMRKSCVTANGVNSSNKRAEVRHRMVKILAKLNILLDRKQKEKMVGLVFIMLIGAVLETLGIGMVYPVAAVITDPDAIEKNKLLSTIYDMFHMQSVAQFTMVVMGALIVVFAVKNSYLFFQNKVQLKFVYSNQFATSRRMMINFMKRPYEYYLNADTSVIQRSITSDVNNMYGLILSLLQLFSELIVFVCLVCVCLKSDVMMTATVSVLLVAVLLIIKGILKPIMRKAGEENQDYYSGLYKWIEQSVMGIKEIKVANKENYFINEYSACGAGYVNAVQRYNIFNATPRLLIETVAIAGMVFYLMIKISGGTAVADIVPQITTLAVAAMRLIPSANRINNYLTSIAYFEPFFMGVTDNLQEDIRDENIDYKEEVYRQKRNIEKLPVKREILLKNITYKYPNTDVLIFDKATMSIPVGKSVGVVGTSGAGKTTVVDIMLGLLRLQEGEILADGIEVRENYESWLKNIGYIPQTIFMIDSTIRKNVAFGYADEDIDDNKVWQALKEAQLDEFVRGLPEGLDTGIGERGIRISGGQRQRIGIARALFEDPEVLVLDEATSALDNDTEAAIMESINRLHGRKTLVIIAHRLQTIEKCDIVYRVENGQASRER
- a CDS encoding ChbG/HpnK family deacetylase, encoding MESKEVSRSRIDIHADDYGLSGHVSEDILKCLYAEKLDSISVLTNMKCLEEYAEKFNREKNRWSRMPLLSVHLNFMEGHCLAPVETVSHLVDERGYFKIGWGTLFLWNYCPWKYKEIERELAAEIEAQTECFREHFGEDYGIGVPLRFDGHQHTQMIPIVYKALMKVMEKRQYLVDYIRVTKEPIRPFLMSFSLWKSYRPVNIIKNLLLNFYSIHMEKIIKREGINVRPMFLWGVLFSGHMDAKRVGRVLPLMKEQAYKKDRMLEILFHPGSTLQEEMGEEFSNDGSREFYLSKGRRMEYEAIMVLNMENLQSYK
- a CDS encoding glycosyltransferase family 2 protein, whose translation is MSEYGNREKTLYLVVPCYNEEEGLQHAAAVMRDKLSRLVKEDKISPKSKIMFVNDGSKDDTWKIIVDLCKEDCVFSGLCLSRNCGHQSAILSGMLTAGKHADMVVTIDADLQQDIEALDGFIEAYQKGSEVVYGVRNDRNSDGFFKKMTATCFYKMMNLLGSNVMENHADYRLLSKTAITALEEYKEVNLFLRGLIPTMGFPSDIVYFDVKEREAGKSKYTFKKMVKLAADGITSMSTRPIQLITLLGFVVSVFSVIMIIISLVDWLSGHNIPGYTTSMVVTLMMGGLTIFSLGIVGEYVGKIYLETKSRPRYIIQSIIWIDAQTGEEGQESEDGE